Below is a genomic region from Streptomyces ferrugineus.
ACCCGTCCGGCGCGCGGCTGACCTTCTCCTCACCGGCGAACGACCCGTCGTACGTGTCGATTCCACTGCGCGAGCAGTGATCTCCGGCCGGCGCCGGACGGGTATGGCTCTGTGACTGCTGCCCCCTGCTGCCCCTGGACCCAGGGGCCGTGGGGGGATCCCCACCCGGCAGCAGCGCCCCTGGGGACGGACGGAACATCGTAGTCGAGGTCGGACACGGCGAGGATTTCGGCGTAGTGATGGCCGCAAACTATCCAGACAAGAGCGAACCTAGTGCGCGACACGCACTTTTCGGACATAAGCCGTATTTATCTATCCCTTATGCCGATCCATGGCGCAGGACCTCACTCCTCCGCGACCTCCGCGTACAGCTGCGACAGCTCGGGCACCCCGCTCGCGGCCCACTCCCGCCCCGATGTCACGACGTCGAACTCCCGGCCGGACGCGAGCCGGACGACCGGCTGGCCGTCCGGCCAGATCTCCCAGGCGGCCCCGGGCACGGTGCGCACGATGACGGTGCCGAGGTACAGCCCGGCGTCGTTGCCCAGCCACGGCAGCACCTCCTCGTCGTCCCGCCAGCGCGGAATCAGCTGATCGAGGGCCTCCAACGAGGCGGCGGTGTCGTCGAGTTGGATCCCGGCTCTGGACGCGTGGGAGCGCAGGAGTTCGCACTCGGCCAGGAGTTCGGCGATGCCCTCGGGGTCGGGAGCCCCGCGCTTCTCGGGCCGGTGGCCCAGAAAAGGGATCTTCATATCCACAGCGTGTC
It encodes:
- a CDS encoding DUF6278 family protein, giving the protein MKIPFLGHRPEKRGAPDPEGIAELLAECELLRSHASRAGIQLDDTAASLEALDQLIPRWRDDEEVLPWLGNDAGLYLGTVIVRTVPGAAWEIWPDGQPVVRLASGREFDVVTSGREWAASGVPELSQLYAEVAEE